The following nucleotide sequence is from Cryptosporangium aurantiacum.
TCGCCATCCCGTATCAAGACCGGCCGAACCGAGCCCGCCGTATCCGTTCCTGGCCCGTGGTCGAACGCGACGAGGTGCTATTCCTGTGGCACGACGCCCAGGGCCGAGCGCCGTACTTCGAGGTACCCGATCTGACCACCGACGTCTCGCCGGACCTGACCGGGTTGACGCTCCAGCCGGCGCTCCCGGACGGCGTCTCGCACTATCCGGGCATGCGGGTACACCCTCAGTTCGTCGTCGAGAACGCCGTTGACGTGCACCACTTCCAATTCGTGCACGGAACCGGCCGTAGCCCCGTGATCCTGCGCGAGGAGGTCACCGAGACGACCTGGCACTCGGTGGCGGGGTTCGGACGCCGGTGGGCCGACGGCGTCGACCGGCCGGGCGACCGTCGCAGCACGATCACTATCCACTGGGTCGGGATCGGTTTCGCATACAACGCGGAGCACACGCCGGACGGCTGACGCGTGGTCCTGATCGCGACCACGCCCGTCGACGACGAGTCGACCGAGGTGTTCGGCACCTACTGGCTGGAGGACGCCCCGGGACAGCGGTCGGCCGACCGGACCCGGCGGCTGGAGGAGATCAAACGCGCACTCCCCCAGGATCTCGAGATCTGGAATCACCAGATCTACCTCGACCCGCCGGCGCTGGCGACGTCCGAGGGGGCCGGCTTCCGTCGGTTGCGTCGCTGGGCGAGCAGTTTCTATCCGGACGCGCCACCCTCCGCCGCCGCTCGCAGGGCCTGATGCGGTGTCAGGTGGTCGGCCGGGGAAGCCCCGGTCGACCACCCGGTTCAGCTAGCGCCAGTCGTCGAGCAGCTCGTCCGTCGTGGTGATCCGGGCGAGCATGCGCATCGTATTGGCCAGGACGGCCTCCCCGTAGGCGGCGGGGGTCCCGGCGACCGCGTCCCGCGGCACGACGACCGTGAAACCGTCGTGGCAGGCCTCCGCGGCGGCCATCGGCAGCGCCAGGTTCAGTGAGACGCCGGTCAGGACGATCGTGTCGATATCGAGGCCGCGCAGCACCGGAAGCAGCTCGGTCCGCCACGTCGGAGAGAGCCCGTGCCTGCGGGGTAACACCAGATCGTCGGCGTGACTCAGCTCGGGCACCACGGCCACCGCGGGGTGACCCGGTGCCCAGTCGGCGGTCGCCGGTGCCAACCGTCGCCAGATCGGGGCCGTGCCGGTCGGTGCGCCGAGCAGACCGCCGAACGTGGCGTGAACGACCCGGATTCCCGCCGCGCGCGCCCCGTCGGCCAAGCGCACGATGTTCTTCACCAGTGGAGCGGCGTCGGACCCGAGCGCCGGCAGGACGGAGTGCTCGCCGAGCACTCCGTCCTGGCACTCCACGCAGACGACCGCGGTGCGAACCGCCACTACCGGGGGAAGCGGAGCATGGTCCGCGCGTTGGTCTCGGTGATCTTGGTGACCTCGTCGTCGGGGACCTCGGCCAGCACCTCGGCTGCCCGCTTGCGGCTGTTGGGCCAGTTGGAGTCCGAGTGCGGATAGTCGATCTCGAGCATGATCCGGTCGATACCGACGTCGTGGCGGTTGCGCACGCCGAACTCGTCATCGATGAAGCAGCCCCAGAAGTGCTTGCGGAACAGGTCCGAGGGCCGCGTATCGAAGTCGATCGACTGGTAGTAGCGGTGGCGCTCCCACACGAAGTCGGCTCGCTCGAGGATGTACGGAATCCATCCGATGCCGCCCTCCGCCAGCGAGAACTGGAGCTTCGGGTGGCGCTGCAGCACTCCGGAGAACATCAGATCGGTCGCGCTCCACATCAGAGTGGTGGAGAAGATCGTGATCGCGACCGCGAACGGCGCGTCCGGCATCACCATCTCGCCGGGGATCGCGCGGGTCGCCGCGAAGGAGAAGCCCGGAACGAAGGATCCGGAGCCGAAGTGCAGCGAGAGAACCGTGCCGGTCTCTTCGCACGCCTCCCAGACCGGCTCCCAGTGCGCGTTGTGGAAGCTCGGCAGGCCGAGCGGCACCGGGCTGTCCGGGAAGGACACCGTGCGCGCGCCCATCGCCGCGGTGCGACGGATCTCGGCGGCGGCCAGCTCGGCGTCCCAGGTCGGCACGATCGCCAGCGGGATCAACCGATCGGGCGCGGTCGCGCACCACTCCTGGATGTGGAAGTCGTTCCAGGCCTGGACGCACAGCAACGCGAGGTCCTTGTCCTGCGCACGCTGGAATACTCCCCCGCCGAAGCCGGGGAACGAAGGGAAACACATCGCGGCCTGGATACCGTCGAGGTCCATGTCCTTGACGCGGGCCGCCGGGTCGTAGCAGCCGGGAATCATGTCCTCGTACCGCACCGGGTCCATGCCCCACTGCTCCGGGGGTTTGCCCGCCACCGCGTTGAGGCCGATGGTCGGGAACACCACGCCGTCATAGAGCCAGACGTGATTCCCGTCGGCCTCGATGATCTGCGGTCCGCGCTCGCGATACGCCGCGGGTAAGCGGTCCTGCCAGACTCGCGGGTGCTCGATCAGATGGTCGTCCACCGAAACGATCTGGTGGTGATCCTGCAACGGCATGGCGCCTCCTCGTCGATGTGACGCGCTTCACCGCACGCTACCGCGACTTGACGCTTTCGTTAACATCCCCGTTTGCAGACTCAATCGGTACAGCCACTCGGACAAACCCCTATTTATCCCGTCTGAGGGAATGAACTAGGCTCTAGCCGGCCAGCGAACGACCCGGTCGTCTGACGCTGAAGTCAATCGGTGTACGAAGGGAAACCCCCATGAAGCGCGCCCTCGTTCTGGCCGGTGGCGGTGTCGCCGGTATCGCCTGGGAACTCGGAGTTCTCCACGGCATCCAGGAGACCGATCCGAAGCTGGCGGACCAGCTGCTCGCCGCGGATCTCCTGCTCGGCACGTCCGCGGGCGCGACCGTCGCCGCGCAGATCGCCGGCGGCACCTCCCTCGCGGAGCTCTACGCCGCGCAGCTGAACGAGGCGTCCGCGGAGATCGAGGTGGATCTCGACCTCGCCGACCTGATGGCCCGCTTCATCGCCGCCACGACCGCGGCCACCTCCCTTACCGACCTGCGGCAGCGCGTGGGGACACTCGCCCTCGCCACCGAGACTGTCGAGGAGAGCGTGCGGCGAACCGCCATCGCCGCACGGCTGCCCGTCGCCACCTGGGCCGATCGAGCGCTGCTCATCCCGGCCATCGACGCGGAGACCGGCGAGATGACCGTCTTCACACGCGACTCGGGCGTCGGACTCGTCGACGCGGTGGCCGCGAGCTGCGCGGTCCCGGGCGTGTGGCCCCCGGTGACCATCAACGGCCGCCGCTACTACGACGGCGGTATTCCGTCGGCCACCAATACCGATCTCGCCACCGGACAGGACCGGATCCTCATCCTCAGTCCTTCACTGCCCGGAACGCCGGCGCCGTGGGGCAGCCTCGACGAGGAGATCAACCAGCTGAAGCCGGCTCAGGTCCAGGTCGTCCACGCCGACGCGGACTCCGCGGCGGCGTTCGGCCCGAACCCGCTGTCGCCGACGACGCGCGGACCGGCTGCCCGGGCCGGCCGGGTCGTCGGATCCGCGAACGCCGAGCGGATCTCCCGATTCTGGAACGCGGCCTAACGTCCTAACCGCGAACGGTGAGCGTGTGCAGTGTCAGGGCGATCAGCCCGCTTTTCATCTCCGAGACGCCACCGGGCTGAGTATGCGGCGCGTACGTGCTCCGGCCGAAGATCGCGCTGACGAAGACCTCGGCGACCAAGGCGAGCGAGTCGTCCGACCGAATCTCGCCCCGCGCGCGGGCGTCGACCAAGGCGTCCTCGATCACCGCCATGCTCTGGTCGATCACGTCCCGCTTGAACACGGCATACAGCTCGGGATAGGCGGAGAGTTCGGCCGCGCAGCGCGCCAGCACGGACCGGCGCGGTTCGGCGAGCACGTCCGCGATCTGGTCGAACAGCATCGCCAGGTCGCCGTCGAGCGTGCCGGTGCGGGGCGGGGCCATGCCGACGGAGAGCGACGCGAGACCGGCCATGATCAGGTCGTCGCGGTCCGGCCAGCGGCTGTAGATGCTGCGCTTGGCCACCCGCGCTCGCACCGCGACCGAGTTCAGGCTGAACGTCGCGACTCCCGCCTCGGCCAGCTCCTCCACCGCAGCCCGGACGATGCGATCGTCCACCGCGAGGTCGCGCGGGCGTCCACGCGATCCGCTGCCCGGGTGCGCCGTCATGGGCCGAGGATATACGTCACCGGGCCGGTTGCATAAAGCGGCGAGACGGGGTTATCGTCGATTAACGTCACCGAAACGGTCGCATAAATGGATACCCGCAGCTCAGGAGCGTTCTCCGGCGACGCGGGGCCGACGATCGGGGACGGACGGACCCGCCAGTCGACGGATCCGAGATACGCCGACGGTCCGTCCGTCGACTCTCGAGAAAGAGAACGCCATGACATTCGACGGTGCGGGTGTAGTGGTGACCGGCGCAGGTGCCGGCATCGGTCAGGCGACGGCGATCCACCTGGCGTCGCTCGGCGCGAAGGTTGTCGTCTCGGACGTGAGCGAGGACGGCGGGGAGCAGACCGTCGAGACGATTCGTGCCGCCGGCGGTGCGGCGACCTTCGTGCAGGCGGACGTCTCGAACGCCGACAGCGTCGACGAGTTGATCGCCCGCTCGGTGGAGTACCTCGGCGGCCTCGACCTCGCGGTGAACAACGCCGGTATCGGTCACCAGCCGGGCGACCTGCACGAGATGCCGATCGAGACCTGGGACCAGGTGATGGGCATCGACCTGCGCGGAACGTTCCTCTGCCTGCGGGCCGAGCTGACGGTCATGGTCGACGCGGGCCACGGCAGCATCGTCAACATGGCGTCGAACGCCGGGGTGAAGAACGCTCCGTTCATGGCCGCGTACACCGCCGCCAAGCACGGCGTCGTCGGCCTGACGAAGAACGCGGCGCTGCAGTACGCCCGCCGCAACATTCGCGTCAACGCGGTCTGCCCGGGCACCATCCTCACGCCCGGCCTAGCGGCCTTCCCCGAGGAGAACCAGCGCGAGTGGGCCGAGCTGATTCCGCTCGGCCGCCTCGGCACGCCGGAGGAGGTCGCCCAGGCGGTGGCCTACCTGCTGTCCGACCAGGCCGCCTTCATCACCGGCGTCGGCCTGCTCATCGACGGCGGCCTGATGTTCGACTGACCAGGTTTCGCCGACGGTCGACTCCGGTCGCCGGCCCCGGTCCGCCGACATCGAGTGAAGGAGACCCATGCGTGCGCTCGTGTTCGACCAGTACGGCCCACCGGACGTACTGCACATCGCCGACGCCCCGGAGCCGCACGCAGGCCCCGGACAGGTCCGGATCGCCGTGCGTGCGGCCGGCGTCAACCCGGTCGACTGGAAGATCCGCAGCGGTGCGTCCGCAGCGTTCCACCAGATCGTGTTCCCCCACATCCCCGGTTTCGACGCCGCGGGCATCGTCGACGAGGTCGGTGCCGACGTGGCGGACGTCCGGGTTGGCGACGAGGTCTTCGGCTCCACCGCGACCGGCGCCTCGGCCGAGTACGCGGTGATGGCCGCCTACGCGCACAAGCCCGCCGAGCTGTCCTGGGCGGACGCGGCCGCCCTCCCCTCTGCCGTCGAGACCGGACTCCGCGCCGTCGACCTCCTGGCCGTCTCCGCCGGCGAGACCCTGGTGGTCAACGGGGCGGCGGGTGGCGTCGGCCTGTCCGCGGCGCAGTTCGCGCTCGCCCGTGGGGCGTTCGTCATCGGCACCGCGAGCGAGGCCAACCAGGGTTTCGTCCGCAGTCTCGGGATCACTCCGGTCCCCTACGGTGACGGGCTGGCCGACCGGGTGCGTACTCTCGCTCGTCGTGTCGATCGAGCCCTGGACGCCGCCGGTCACGGAGCACTCCCCGACCTGATCGCGCTCACCGGCGAGGCCGCTCGGGTGATCACCGTCGCCGACGGCCCCGGGGCCGCCGTTCTCGGCGTCCGTTTCACCACCGGCGCCGAGCGGCGCTACTGGGAAGCCTTCGACCTCGCCGTCACCCTGCACGACGCCGGGCAGTTCACGCTGCCCGTCGCCCAGACGTTCGCGCTGCCCGACGCGGCCGAGGCGCACCGGCGCAGCGAATCCGGCCACACCCGCGGCAAGCTCGTGATCTTGCTGCGGTCTGCCGACCCAGAAATGAATACACGAAGTCAGAATGATGGCTAACGTGTCCTCCGTCACATCGCTATTCCGCTGCTTCGACCGCTCGATGTCGCAGACACGGCGTCAGTAAGACCTTCAGACGCTAAGTCTCCGGTCCCGTCGCTCCGCCTCAGCCGACGCCTGCGGTCTCCGGAATCGAGGAAAGGACGCTCGTGAACACGACGGATGCGCTCAACGTCGAGACGTACCAGGGTCGGGACGGGTACTTCGGTCCGCCCTACATCGACCAGGACGAGTGGATGGAGAAGCCGATCCCGCACCGCCGCGTGCACGGAGGCTTCGCCGACACCGACACCCGATTCACGTGCTACTTCCCCACCGAAGACGTCTATCATGGACGATTAATCCAGCCAATGGAGGGCGCGCACGCGGGCCACGAGGACGCGTTCGGCGGCCCGATGGGCCAGTTGCTGGGCGGGCTGGAACTCACGGCCCGGCTGGGCGGCTACATGGTCGAGTCGAACGCGGGCCACATCGGCGACGACGTCGACCACCGGGCCGGCGACGACCCCACGCTCTACGGGCACCGGTCGCACGCCGAGGCCGCCCACGTCTCCAAGCACCTGGCCGAGCAGGTCTATGGGCGGCGCCCGCACCACGCGTATGTCTGGGGCGGCAGCGGCGGCGGGCGTCGATCGCCGTTGTGCCTGGAGAACGCCCCGGACGTGTACGACGGGGCACTGCCGTTCATGGGCGGTGGTGAGATTGCCGAACACGGCACCACCGCGCTGATGAAAGGCGCCCAGGTGATGGCGTTCGCATCGATGTTCAACGTCCAGCGCCTGCTCCGGCGGGAGATGGGCAGCGTCATTGACGCGATGCGTCCCGGCGGCAGCGGCGATCCCTACGCCGGGCTGGACACGCATCAGCGCGAGGAACTGGCCAACCTCTACCGGCTGGGGTATCCGCGCGGAGACGAGTTCATGATCTTCTCGCCGATGGGGCAGATCTGGTTGTGGTCGTCGATCGCCGACCGGCTGGCCGAACAGGACAGTGACTACTTCACCGCCTTCTGGAACCGGCCCGGCTACGTCGGGCACGATCAGCCGGATGCAGTCGCCGCCGACCTCATCGACACCCGGGCCACCGTCACCCGGATCGTGACGCCGAGAATCCTGCTGGAGGACAGCGCTTACGCCGGCCCAGAGTTCGCCGGGATGCGGGTGATGGCCGGTCTGACGGCCGCCGGGCCCGACTTCCCGATCGCCATCGAGGTCGAGGG
It contains:
- a CDS encoding amidohydrolase family protein, with product MPLQDHHQIVSVDDHLIEHPRVWQDRLPAAYRERGPQIIEADGNHVWLYDGVVFPTIGLNAVAGKPPEQWGMDPVRYEDMIPGCYDPAARVKDMDLDGIQAAMCFPSFPGFGGGVFQRAQDKDLALLCVQAWNDFHIQEWCATAPDRLIPLAIVPTWDAELAAAEIRRTAAMGARTVSFPDSPVPLGLPSFHNAHWEPVWEACEETGTVLSLHFGSGSFVPGFSFAATRAIPGEMVMPDAPFAVAITIFSTTLMWSATDLMFSGVLQRHPKLQFSLAEGGIGWIPYILERADFVWERHRYYQSIDFDTRPSDLFRKHFWGCFIDDEFGVRNRHDVGIDRIMLEIDYPHSDSNWPNSRKRAAEVLAEVPDDEVTKITETNARTMLRFPR
- a CDS encoding cysteine hydrolase, translating into MAVRTAVVCVECQDGVLGEHSVLPALGSDAAPLVKNIVRLADGARAAGIRVVHATFGGLLGAPTGTAPIWRRLAPATADWAPGHPAVAVVPELSHADDLVLPRRHGLSPTWRTELLPVLRGLDIDTIVLTGVSLNLALPMAAAEACHDGFTVVVPRDAVAGTPAAYGEAVLANTMRMLARITTTDELLDDWR
- a CDS encoding SDR family NAD(P)-dependent oxidoreductase is translated as MTFDGAGVVVTGAGAGIGQATAIHLASLGAKVVVSDVSEDGGEQTVETIRAAGGAATFVQADVSNADSVDELIARSVEYLGGLDLAVNNAGIGHQPGDLHEMPIETWDQVMGIDLRGTFLCLRAELTVMVDAGHGSIVNMASNAGVKNAPFMAAYTAAKHGVVGLTKNAALQYARRNIRVNAVCPGTILTPGLAAFPEENQREWAELIPLGRLGTPEEVAQAVAYLLSDQAAFITGVGLLIDGGLMFD
- a CDS encoding TetR/AcrR family transcriptional regulator produces the protein MTAHPGSGSRGRPRDLAVDDRIVRAAVEELAEAGVATFSLNSVAVRARVAKRSIYSRWPDRDDLIMAGLASLSVGMAPPRTGTLDGDLAMLFDQIADVLAEPRRSVLARCAAELSAYPELYAVFKRDVIDQSMAVIEDALVDARARGEIRSDDSLALVAEVFVSAIFGRSTYAPHTQPGGVSEMKSGLIALTLHTLTVRG
- a CDS encoding tannase/feruloyl esterase family alpha/beta hydrolase is translated as MNTTDALNVETYQGRDGYFGPPYIDQDEWMEKPIPHRRVHGGFADTDTRFTCYFPTEDVYHGRLIQPMEGAHAGHEDAFGGPMGQLLGGLELTARLGGYMVESNAGHIGDDVDHRAGDDPTLYGHRSHAEAAHVSKHLAEQVYGRRPHHAYVWGGSGGGRRSPLCLENAPDVYDGALPFMGGGEIAEHGTTALMKGAQVMAFASMFNVQRLLRREMGSVIDAMRPGGSGDPYAGLDTHQREELANLYRLGYPRGDEFMIFSPMGQIWLWSSIADRLAEQDSDYFTAFWNRPGYVGHDQPDAVAADLIDTRATVTRIVTPRILLEDSAYAGPEFAGMRVMAGLTAAGPDFPIAIEVEGAGSGYRLGVGITILTGEATGRQLYCTGHVGGLLQGDGVAEANLQRFTGVRVGDEVALDNRKFLAFCYYYRHHLMDDSSFDFLRLDGVPIYPQHTVPTMSPLMGVAYSGQYEGKLLWVHHTHDASLWPPQGTIYETAVRRAQGAEGAATKFRLRWTENAEHVPPQYAPSAPDRATTTWLIDYLPVIEQSLVDLIAWVENGVEPVGTRYGYHDGKVSLPTAAAERGGIQPVVAVTANGAIRAEIAAGDAVRLTATVEVPPNAGTLVALDWDFEGTGEFPLHHDLEPGQTAAEVTTVHTYPRPGTYYATARVASHRNGDTSDPYRRIPNLASARIVVR
- a CDS encoding NADP-dependent oxidoreductase, whose protein sequence is MRALVFDQYGPPDVLHIADAPEPHAGPGQVRIAVRAAGVNPVDWKIRSGASAAFHQIVFPHIPGFDAAGIVDEVGADVADVRVGDEVFGSTATGASAEYAVMAAYAHKPAELSWADAAALPSAVETGLRAVDLLAVSAGETLVVNGAAGGVGLSAAQFALARGAFVIGTASEANQGFVRSLGITPVPYGDGLADRVRTLARRVDRALDAAGHGALPDLIALTGEAARVITVADGPGAAVLGVRFTTGAERRYWEAFDLAVTLHDAGQFTLPVAQTFALPDAAEAHRRSESGHTRGKLVILLRSADPEMNTRSQNDG
- a CDS encoding patatin-like phospholipase family protein; the encoded protein is MKRALVLAGGGVAGIAWELGVLHGIQETDPKLADQLLAADLLLGTSAGATVAAQIAGGTSLAELYAAQLNEASAEIEVDLDLADLMARFIAATTAATSLTDLRQRVGTLALATETVEESVRRTAIAARLPVATWADRALLIPAIDAETGEMTVFTRDSGVGLVDAVAASCAVPGVWPPVTINGRRYYDGGIPSATNTDLATGQDRILILSPSLPGTPAPWGSLDEEINQLKPAQVQVVHADADSAAAFGPNPLSPTTRGPAARAGRVVGSANAERISRFWNAA